In Drosophila suzukii chromosome Y, CBGP_Dsuzu_IsoJpt1.0, whole genome shotgun sequence, the following proteins share a genomic window:
- the LOC139353758 gene encoding uncharacterized protein — translation MNQRWQEFLRSYSELEQIRIRRWVGFQPEVKVEHHGFCDASQKAYGAAIYLRVEVGHNIMTRLLTAKTRVAPVKMVSLPISNSDIFCWTDFTIDLAWLNKPACHWTTFVANRVTKITQVTSAEHWAHVRSEHNSADLASRGVSLRELVHSQLWWEVPDWLQQPKDKWPTLGLAPPVTDIEQSAVKVNFAKAPAEDFLERFSKLDKALRVLAYVLRFTQRCSKRPRGLADRPTKEEVREAERALILYAQREEYTQELKFLNDKRQIPVSSPIANLFPFLDQRGLLRACGRITASTALQYDERHPNILPYNCRIARLLVLFSPDFPAWRQPTSGTPHPIEVLDS, via the coding sequence ATGAATCAAAGATGGCAAGAATTCTTGCGCAGCTATTCCGAGCTTGAACAGATCCGTATTCGAAGGTGGGTTGGTTTCCAGCCAGAGGTAAAGGTAGAGCATCATGGTTTTTGTGATGCGTCGCAGAAGGCATATGGAGCCGCAATATACTTGCGGGTTGAAGTAGGCCATAACATTATGACACGTCTGCTTACCGCCAAAACCCGAGTCGCCCCTGTTAAAATGGTGTCCCTTCCAATTTCCAATTCCGACATTTTCTGCTGGACTGATTTTACCATCGACCTCGCATGGTTGAATAAACCGGCATGCCACTGGACCACGTTTGTAGCCAACCGAGTGACCAAGATTACTCAGGTGACAAGCGCTGAGCATTGGGCGCATGTGCGATCTGAGCACAATTCCGCGGACCTAGCCAGTCGAGGCGTGTCGCTGCGGGAGCTGGTTCATAGCCAACTCTGGTGGGAGGTACCGGATTGGTTACAACAGCCAAAAGACAAGTGGCCAACACTGGGGCTTGCACCTCCAGTCACAGACATAGAGCAGAGTGCTGTGAAGGTCAATTTCGCAAAGGCCCCAGCCGAAGATTTTCTGGAACGGTTCTCCAAGTTGGACAAGGCTCTGCGGGTCCTTGCGTACGTGTTACGGTTCACTCAACGCTGCAGCAAGAGGCCGAGGGGCCTAGCTGATCGGCCTACCAAGGAAGAGGTCCGAGAAGCTGAAAGAGCCCTGATTCTATATGCCCAGCGGGAGGAATATACCCAGGAGCTTAAATTCCTAAACGATAAGCGTCAAATTCCAGTTTCCAGCCCGATAGCCAACCTGTTTCCATTTCTTGACCAGCGAGGCCTGTTAAGGGCATGTGGTCGCATTACAGCCTCAACAGCCCTTCAGTATGACGAGCGGCATCCTAATATACTGCCATACAACTGTCGAATAGCTCGTCTGCTCGTCCTTTTTTCACCAGATTTCCCTGCATGGAGGCAACCAACTAGTGGTACACCTCATCCGATCGAAGTATTGGATTCCTAA